The genomic window CAGTTTCGGCACCGTCGCCTCGGCATAGGCGAACAGCAGCTTGGCCCCGTGTTTGATCAGGGCCCCATATTCCTGCTTGGTCCCCGGCATGAAGCCCGGCACGTCCACCAGCGTCACCAGCGGAATGTCGAAGGCGTCGCAGAAGCGCACGAACCGCGCGGCCTTGCGGCTTGAATCGATGTCCAGCACGCCCGCCAGCACCTGGGGCTGATTGGCGACGATCCCGACCGTCTGGCCGTCCAGCCGCCCGAAGCCGCAGATGATGTTCTTGGCGAAGTCGGCCCCGATCTCGAAGAAGTCGGCCTCGTCGACCACCTTCAGGATCAGCTCCTTCATGTCATAGGGCTGGTTCGGATTGGCCGGGATCAGGGTGTCCAGGCTCGGCTCGTCCCGCTCGGGCTCGTCATAGCTTTCGCGCACCGGCGGCTTTTCGCGGTTCGACAAGGGCAGGAAGCCGATCAGGCGGCGCACCTCCGACAAGGCTTCCAGGTCGTTCTCGAACGCCCCGTCCGCCACGCCCGACTTGCCGGCGTGGACGCGGGCGCCGCCCAGATCCTCGTGGCTGACCACCTCGTTGGTGACCGTCTTCACCACATCGGGGCCGGTCACGTACATGTAGGAGGTGTCCTTCACCATGAAGATGAAGTCGGTGATGGCCGGCGAATAGACGTCGCCGCCCGCGCAGGGCCCCATGATCACGCTGATCTGAGGGATGACCCCGCTGGCCAGGGTGTTCTGCAGGAAGATGTCGGCGTAGCCGGCCAGGCTCTCGACCCCC from Brevundimonas fontaquae includes these protein-coding regions:
- a CDS encoding acyl-CoA carboxylase subunit beta, translated to MSQAILEELARRRAAAKLGGGEKRIAAQHAKGKLTARERIDVLLDEGSFEETDMFVEHRSHDFGMQDQRIPGDGVVTGRGTIGGRLVYVFSKDFTVFGGSLSGAHAAKIVKLQKMALTTGAPIIGLFDAGGARIQEGVESLAGYADIFLQNTLASGVIPQISVIMGPCAGGDVYSPAITDFIFMVKDTSYMYVTGPDVVKTVTNEVVSHEDLGGARVHAGKSGVADGAFENDLEALSEVRRLIGFLPLSNREKPPVRESYDEPERDEPSLDTLIPANPNQPYDMKELILKVVDEADFFEIGADFAKNIICGFGRLDGQTVGIVANQPQVLAGVLDIDSSRKAARFVRFCDAFDIPLVTLVDVPGFMPGTKQEYGALIKHGAKLLFAYAEATVPKLTLITRKAYGGAYDVMSSKHLRGDVNYAWPTAEIAVMGAKGAVEIIFRKEAGDPEALAAREAEYKDRFANPFVAAGLGYIDDVIMPHGTRRRLVKALRTLKNKVQDNPWKKHDNIPL